One Enterococcus saigonensis genomic region harbors:
- a CDS encoding plasmid recombination protein: protein MAHLKKNTRASLSGLSIHFERKTDNHSNKEIDISRSHLNQDLMQDNSNMVERFNERLEDVYCMNRKDVKALGTWVVTLPDELKDLSHDKQQEFFNETKNFFR, encoded by the coding sequence ATGGCTCATTTAAAGAAAAATACTCGTGCTTCTCTTAGTGGTTTATCAATTCATTTCGAGCGCAAAACTGATAATCATTCAAACAAAGAAATAGATATTAGTCGCTCACATTTGAATCAAGATTTAATGCAGGACAACTCAAATATGGTCGAACGTTTTAATGAAAGACTAGAAGATGTTTATTGTATGAATCGAAAAGATGTTAAGGCATTAGGAACTTGGGTTGTAACGTTGCCTGATGAATTAAAAGATTTATCTCATGACAAGCAACAAGAATTTTTTAACGAAACGAAAAATTTTTTTAGATAA